The stretch of DNA CAGATAAAGTCCGTTATGAAGGGAAGATGTCTAGTATTATCTATAGTCCTGGTCGTTTCAGTGATCACACATATGATGATAGATTTGCAAATGAGGGATCTGGTCCAAGAAATTCCGACTTTTCCGTGTCGAGTGGTCATGAGCAATTCAAACCCAATGTTCAGTCTCCTAAGTTTCATAAGGACATTGAGTTTAACAGTGCATCTTATAAGCGTCCTGGTTCTACTTCAAGTGAAGATGTGTGGACTCAAGCAAAAAATGCAGCTCTTGAATCTAATGCCGCTGCCAAGAGAGATGCAGATGGAATTCATCGTCCGCAGGtttctcactctctctctctctctctctctctctctctcgtgaTATATAAATTTACTTGCTTGATTgaaatagtttttatttttgtttttcactagTAATGTCATACAAAAAGCCACCAAATTAAAGTAATGTTATATCAATATTGTGGAATGCTTGAGATGCAGAATGAAATCTATTCATGTTTTCACTATTATGATAGACTGGTAATATATATGAACCAAAATGagatactatatatatatatatatatatatatatatatatatatatatatatatatatatatatatatatatatatatatatgaccgtATTGGTTTGgagaattgaaatatttttgataaaaggaccacatttttttaacaataaaaagtGATAGTAACCACCCGTTGGACAAACagtttataaaacaaaataaggTTTGGATCCAGCCACCCCGTGAAAGGAGTTGTAGTCTGGTTACAACATACAAAAGGACCACATTTAGGAATTaggattaaaattatatatagcaAGTAACCATTATgctaaactttttttattaaaattcacattttatCCTTGGATGGTAGCGTAATGGTGACTCTAGCTTTGTAATTGGTAGTGCAAGGGAAGATAGGAACGGTAAAAATCTAGTAAAAGCAGAACAACCGTATGGAAGAGAGGGGAAAGGATAGCAGTTGCAAAGGCAACATCTGTAATCAGTAAAAGCAGAACAACCTTATGGAAGAGAGAAAATTGAGTCATATTCATTAACAATAGTTTACGGTTTACTATGTTGATCGTTGATTACTACACCTCACTGTTGTCAGTGTCAATCCTCCTATGGAATATTTAATTTAGGTCTCCTTTTTGTGATGTCCAATCATTCAAATTTTACCTGTCTAAAGTGACTAATTGgctaatttttttgtcaaaaaagaagaaagaattgACTTAGTCTGAGTATTTTCTTATCATTAAAACTCTGGATATGTGTACaccaaatgattttcaatttatttattacatTACATTCAAAGTGCTTTTGGTCATATTTTAGAAGCAAGTGGATCATGTATTTTTCTGACATCTTGTGCATgaatttggtttgatttttccCCAGAGAACTACATCATTGCAATCGACAGACAGCAACCTTTCGACCTTAAGATCTTACAATTCTGTTGGTTCAGTTGATTTTTTCTCCGAAGCTGTCCAATCTTCAGGGTCCTTTCAAGATAAAGCATTAGGAGTTTCGCTGACATCTGGTCCTGTAAGATCTGTTAGCTTTGACCGTTCTAAGGCACAAGTGGCATCTGCTTCATCTGTTGATCTTTTTCAAACAGCTGCACCATCTCAATCTGCATTGGGAGATCTGTTTCAATTGTCTGATATGGAAGCAGCTCCATCTTTCAACGGAAATCAACCTCTGCAAACATCCCAAGTCGCATCTGTTAACTTCTTTGTAGATATTCCTCAGCAGCCTTCTGCTGCCACCTCAGATGCAAAATCAGCGGAGTTATCTGTCCCTAAAAATGAAGGGTGGGCAACATTTGATACGCCTCAGTTCACATCATCTACTGCACAAGTGGAAGTTCCAGTGGCAGCATTTAATACACCTCAGTTCACATCATCTACTGCACAAGTGGAAATTCCGGCAGCAGCATTTGATACACCTCAGTTCACATCATCTACTGCACAAGTGGAAATTTCTGCAGCAGCATTTGATACACCTCAGTTCACATCATCTACTGCACAAGTGGAATTtccagcagcagcagcagcaccTTCAAGTGCTGAATCTTTGCAGGGTAGATTTGATCCATTTTCAAATGCAAATATGCAATGGccatcttttgaaatttctAGTGCGGGTGTACCTTCTTCTGTTACATCGAATGTATGGCATGATGGTGTATGGAATGGAGAAAAACAAGTTCCTGTTATGGCAACAAACACTCAAGTAAGTTAAAAAATTTGGTTCATTGTTGGTTTTGCATTCTTGTGTTAAGCTAGATATAGATCTATTCTGCATAAGAATTGGATGGTGTCGTATGTTTTTGCTCCACATCcacatcaaaatttaaaaaacattatGGAATAGATTGAAATTACATAAAGTTTTGTATGTTGTGACTGAACAGCCATGGAATGCATTTGAAGATTCTGGTACCCATCTTCCTGTGGATGGCAATAATCAAGGTTTACAATTGCACAATTTCCCATCAGAAAGTTTTGGTTTAAACGCTTCTGAGGTTGGTGTATGTTTGTTGTATTATCATGATAGTTTTTGTATGATCATATTTGGGGTTTAAgttcttttataataaaaaacagaGACCCAGTAATGATGGAATCCAAGGTGTTGCTCCTATCGGAGGATTTGATAATCATGAATTCCTTTCAAATGTAAGTGACTCATCATATCTTTAACCACACTTTCTCCTATTGGATTGtgatttcttttatttgatGTCGGCATTTTGTTGGTTATTGATTTTGAATTCTTTCTTTCAGGGAGACATTCAACTTAATGGAATCAATCGTAAATCGACAAATCCATTTGATTTTCCCTTCGATTCTGATGTAGATCAGAGTGATATGGTATGTCTTAGACCATGTATAGATTCACATCTATTAGTCAGTATTTCTTGCTATGCGAGTATGCCTATTTCCCTCATGATACTGGATCCTAATGATAATTGGCATTtctgcaatatattattaatctcTTACAATGATGATAATTCCTCTTTCCTCTTATGACACAGTTCAAGGTTTCTGGTTTCATATAGTTGGCATTTCTATTCTATCCTGAAACATAATACTCAAAGCCTTTCTAGtctctttattttaaattgtaatGTTCCTATTATGTCATTGACCATTATAAGTTAAGAATTTGACTGCAGTTAATTCTTGTAGTATAAATTTCAGCACTCTAAGTGCTGACGCCTTCGGAAAAGATACAATTTTGACAATGTTAATCGTGGGATATTGGAGAAAGTGAGGTGTTAACTTGATATTCATGTTTTCATTATACCTAATAATATGTCTTGTGTTTAAATTGCAGTTCCTTGATATGAGCTCTTTGCAAGCTGCTCTGCCAGATGCCCTCTTGCCTGCCGCATTTGGTGGTATCGCTGAACCCTGGCTCCCTCAAAATACAGCGACTCCATATATTTCCTCTGCAGGAGAAGGTAAACCTGGAAACTTGAACAGAAAGTCGGAACCATCTCATATAACAGTagttaattcaaattgaatatttgTGTGTATGATTTTTCCACTTTAATTCTACTCTTATTTTGATTCTATTATGTAGGTGGTTTCTCATTCATGACAGTGCAAACGCCAAGCTCTCAATTACAGTAAGTTGCATTGCATACATGTTATTTTTGTGTCTATTCCTTGTGGATGTCATTCTTTTTACCAAGTTTGTAAATGTAGCGTGAATGTGACCATTACATGGTTCCTTATTAATGTTGACAGATAGGAAAGTTGGCTAATTAGCGAGTACTGAATCAACTTTTTCAATTTTCCAAGATTATTTGTATCATAAGTCTTGTCTTTGATTGGTCAGATGTGCCTGAGTAATATAATGTTTGATGTACCAATTTCCATCCAGTGTTGTCAAGTAGCGGCTATAGTGACACTAGTGCTATATCACAGCGTAATTTTAACAAACCAGTAGTGTTTTGTGATACACGATTTACTATAAACTGGTGTCAAATAATAGATATAGTAGCGCTATTGCACTGTAGCATAGTGGATTTTGAAGAAACCGTTCTTTTCTGCAATCTGCGTTGACAACACTCTTCTTTATCTTCTCTTTGTCTCTGAAATGTTGATGAAATATGATGTAGTCCATTTTTGCATTGGCTTTACACGAGTTGCATGTTGACAGGAACATCCAAGCACAGGAACCAGTTGCTTCAGTTGGGAGAAATCCTTTTGCatagaataaatataaatgattgtTTCCAAATAGAAATTTATGTCTAGCCAGTGTTAGGTACTAAACGAAGCAATGTTGATGTTTTTGAGATCAAAATGTAAATCATTGCTTCCAATCGAGAAAGGCGTTGTTGCAATTCACAGTCCCTAATATATTCATGCAATGCATTTGTATTGTAATACTGTAATTGAACACATAGTTAGAATTCTTGATATTTATTGACCTTCATCAAATTGAGTTTGATATTGAGACTATTAATGATATCCCACTTTGTTCAttattgtaattaattataaaagagCATCTGATATTTATCAGTCTATCCAATGAAATGTAGCATGCCTACTACattattctttattatttttatggatTTATTGATAAATTTTGGTTGTAGTTGGCATCTGTTGTCAATATTTAGTTATACCAACTTATATTTAGTCCAATATCTGTTGACAGGATCATCCAATAACTTTTGGTTGAAGTTGCATCAATGATTGAATGAGAGATGAGGGGAtatggatttattttttttttactattttg from Trifolium pratense cultivar HEN17-A07 linkage group LG5, ARS_RC_1.1, whole genome shotgun sequence encodes:
- the LOC123883454 gene encoding probable ADP-ribosylation factor GTPase-activating protein AGD14, with product MGSRKEEEKIEKIIRGLMKLPPNRRCINCNSLGPQYVCTTFWTFVCITCSGIHREFTHRVKSVSMSKFTFQEVDALQNGGNQRAREIYLKNWDFQIQRLPDSSNVGKVREFMKNVYVDKRYAGTISSERPPRDAQNPIIHEDEVRRASSYHSYSQSPPYDNQYEDRRYGKQAGALTRKPGSDKVRYEGKMSSIIYSPGRFSDHTYDDRFANEGSGPRNSDFSVSSGHEQFKPNVQSPKFHKDIEFNSASYKRPGSTSSEDVWTQAKNAALESNAAAKRDADGIHRPQRTTSLQSTDSNLSTLRSYNSVGSVDFFSEAVQSSGSFQDKALGVSLTSGPVRSVSFDRSKAQVASASSVDLFQTAAPSQSALGDLFQLSDMEAAPSFNGNQPLQTSQVASVNFFVDIPQQPSAATSDAKSAELSVPKNEGWATFDTPQFTSSTAQVEVPVAAFNTPQFTSSTAQVEIPAAAFDTPQFTSSTAQVEISAAAFDTPQFTSSTAQVEFPAAAAAPSSAESLQGRFDPFSNANMQWPSFEISSAGVPSSVTSNVWHDGVWNGEKQVPVMATNTQPWNAFEDSGTHLPVDGNNQGLQLHNFPSESFGLNASERPSNDGIQGVAPIGGFDNHEFLSNGDIQLNGINRKSTNPFDFPFDSDVDQSDMFLDMSSLQAALPDALLPAAFGGIAEPWLPQNTATPYISSAGEGGFSFMTVQTPSSQLQNIQAQEPVASVGRNPFA